A genome region from Thermomonospora amylolytica includes the following:
- a CDS encoding Gfo/Idh/MocA family protein: MKCRIGIVGAGNVAARHAQVLGGFPDVRIAAVADTDTARAARLAGRCGAAVYGDHKAMLQDGGLDAVYVCVPPFAHGPIELDVLDAGLAMFVEKPLALDERTARTVADAARRAGVVTAVGHHWRYLDVLDEARRLLADRPIRLALGVWLDKIPPVPWWTRRDGSGGQVIEQAVHVLDLARALVGEVAEVSAHESGHPPEREEGAIGAATGALLRFRGGASGILGATCLLGWKHRAGLEVYAEGIAVEVAEDRLVADTGDGRVEVTDPGDAKRRVDRAFVDAVLGRGDDVRVPYEEALRTHRLACAIARAATTGEPVAVPDEPGDGHG, from the coding sequence GTGAAATGCCGAATCGGAATCGTCGGGGCCGGAAACGTCGCCGCCAGGCATGCCCAGGTCCTGGGCGGGTTCCCGGACGTGCGGATCGCGGCGGTCGCCGACACCGACACCGCCCGCGCCGCCCGGCTGGCCGGCCGCTGCGGCGCCGCCGTGTACGGCGACCACAAGGCGATGCTCCAGGACGGCGGGCTCGACGCGGTGTACGTGTGCGTCCCGCCGTTCGCGCACGGCCCCATCGAGCTGGACGTGCTGGACGCCGGGCTGGCGATGTTCGTGGAGAAGCCGCTGGCGCTGGACGAGCGGACCGCCCGCACCGTCGCCGACGCCGCCCGCCGCGCCGGCGTGGTCACCGCCGTCGGCCACCACTGGCGCTACCTGGACGTCCTCGACGAGGCCCGGCGGCTGCTGGCCGACCGCCCGATCCGGCTGGCGCTGGGGGTCTGGCTGGACAAGATCCCGCCGGTGCCGTGGTGGACCCGCCGGGACGGCTCCGGCGGCCAGGTCATCGAGCAGGCGGTGCACGTGCTGGACCTGGCCCGGGCACTGGTCGGCGAGGTCGCCGAGGTCAGCGCGCACGAGTCCGGCCACCCGCCCGAGCGGGAGGAGGGCGCGATCGGCGCGGCCACCGGGGCGCTGCTGCGGTTCCGCGGCGGGGCCAGCGGGATCCTGGGCGCGACCTGCCTGCTGGGCTGGAAGCACCGCGCCGGGCTGGAGGTGTACGCCGAGGGCATCGCCGTCGAGGTCGCCGAGGACCGCCTGGTCGCCGACACCGGCGACGGCCGCGTCGAGGTCACCGACCCGGGGGACGCCAAACGCCGGGTGGACCGGGCGTTCGTGGACGCGGTCCTCGGGCGCGGTGACGACGTGCGGGTGCCGTACGAGGAGGCGCTGCGCACCCACCGGCTGGCCTGCGCCATCGCCCGCGCCGCCACCACCGGGGAGCCCGTCGCCGTGCCGGACGAGCCCGGAGACGGGCATGGCTGA
- a CDS encoding glucosyl-3-phosphoglycerate synthase codes for MRPPSPTPDTTGPVDVGTWLRTRTSGSADWPAEAVLDAKGEHRVSVVLPARNEEATVGEIAGLIRRDLQERLPLVDELLVIDSRSTDATARVAAAAGARVVHQDTVLPELGPMTGKGEALWKALAVTTGDLVVFVDADLRNFGTHFITGLLGPLLADPAVAYVKGCYERPLAEEGQVRPHGGGRVTELVARPLINLHWPALAGFIQPLAGEYAGRRDALERVPFVTGYGVELGLLIDLLHLVGLDAMAQVDLGVRVHSNQPVDALGRMACQIMLTAWSRLEREGRAVAAEPPGERLLQFVHLGEQREIRISDVGVRERPPLVTVPGYRRPSARWRAR; via the coding sequence ATGAGACCACCGTCACCGACGCCCGACACCACCGGACCCGTCGACGTCGGAACCTGGCTGCGGACCCGGACCAGCGGGTCGGCGGACTGGCCGGCGGAGGCGGTGCTGGACGCCAAGGGCGAGCACCGGGTGAGCGTGGTCCTCCCGGCCCGCAACGAGGAGGCCACGGTCGGCGAGATCGCCGGGCTGATCCGGCGGGACCTGCAGGAGCGGCTGCCGCTGGTGGACGAGCTGCTGGTGATCGACTCGCGGTCCACCGACGCGACCGCCCGGGTGGCCGCCGCCGCGGGCGCGCGGGTGGTGCACCAGGACACGGTGCTGCCCGAGCTGGGCCCGATGACCGGCAAGGGCGAGGCGCTGTGGAAGGCGTTGGCCGTGACCACCGGGGATCTGGTGGTCTTCGTCGACGCCGACCTGCGCAACTTCGGCACCCACTTCATCACCGGGCTGCTCGGGCCGCTGCTGGCCGACCCCGCGGTCGCCTACGTCAAGGGCTGTTACGAGCGGCCGCTGGCCGAGGAGGGGCAGGTCCGGCCGCACGGCGGCGGCCGGGTCACCGAGCTGGTCGCCCGCCCGCTGATCAACCTGCACTGGCCCGCGCTGGCCGGGTTCATCCAGCCGCTGGCGGGCGAGTACGCCGGGCGCCGGGACGCGCTGGAGCGGGTGCCGTTCGTCACCGGCTACGGGGTGGAGCTGGGGCTGCTGATCGACCTGCTGCACCTGGTCGGCCTGGACGCAATGGCGCAGGTGGACCTGGGGGTGCGGGTGCACTCCAACCAGCCGGTGGACGCGCTGGGCCGGATGGCCTGCCAGATCATGCTGACCGCCTGGTCGCGGCTGGAGCGCGAGGGCCGCGCGGTGGCCGCCGAGCCGCCCGGCGAGCGGCTGCTGCAGTTCGTCCACCTGGGCGAGCAGCGGGAGATCCGGATCAGCGACGTGGGGGTGCGGGAACGGCCGCCGCTGGTGACCGTGCCCGGATACCGGCGGCCGTCAGCGAGGTGGAGGGCGCGATGA
- a CDS encoding glycosyltransferase — protein MRARGVRVVLASVGASTLAADEHLHVFEEGRFDQLQRPYNQVMGIAHAHMQRIVAELRRRDDIDLVHDHVEAVGLSVLSAMGPSAPPVLHTLHWDLRKHPELYGAFDGGDRVRVNGVSRSQLLRAPAGLRAHSLGWAYLATPLADRCAAVRERAGRRQRNGPVVMLGRICALKGQHVGVRLCRELGLPLVLAGPVGGLAGPRELAWALADPDHRAHSDPDVRYYREQVEPFVDGDLVRWVGSAEGADRDRLLLEAPAALFPVQWEEPGGTAVIEALACGTPVVGLRRGCLPELVEHGCTGLLADGERELRDYLKRVQDIDPQECRRSCARRFSPTVMAERYLEFYRELLIHARRG, from the coding sequence TTGCGGGCGCGCGGGGTGCGGGTGGTGCTGGCGTCGGTGGGCGCGAGCACCCTGGCCGCCGACGAGCACCTGCACGTGTTCGAGGAGGGCCGGTTCGACCAGTTACAGCGCCCGTACAACCAGGTCATGGGGATCGCGCACGCCCACATGCAGCGGATCGTCGCCGAGCTGCGCCGCCGCGACGACATCGACCTGGTCCACGACCATGTGGAGGCGGTCGGGCTGAGCGTGCTGTCGGCGATGGGTCCGTCCGCTCCCCCGGTGCTGCACACCCTGCACTGGGATCTGCGCAAGCATCCGGAGCTGTACGGGGCGTTCGACGGCGGTGACCGGGTGCGGGTGAACGGCGTGTCCCGCTCCCAGTTGCTCCGGGCGCCCGCCGGCCTGCGGGCCCACAGCCTGGGGTGGGCGTATCTGGCGACCCCGCTGGCCGACCGGTGCGCGGCGGTGCGCGAGCGGGCCGGCAGACGGCAGCGCAACGGCCCGGTGGTGATGCTGGGGCGGATCTGCGCGCTCAAGGGCCAGCATGTGGGGGTGCGGCTGTGCCGCGAGCTGGGCCTGCCGCTGGTGCTGGCCGGTCCGGTGGGCGGTCTGGCGGGGCCGCGCGAGCTGGCCTGGGCGCTGGCCGACCCGGACCACCGCGCCCACTCCGACCCCGACGTCCGGTACTACCGCGAGCAGGTCGAGCCGTTCGTCGACGGGGACCTGGTCCGGTGGGTCGGCTCGGCGGAGGGCGCCGACCGTGACCGGCTGCTGCTGGAGGCCCCGGCGGCGCTGTTCCCGGTGCAGTGGGAGGAGCCGGGCGGCACCGCGGTGATCGAGGCGCTGGCGTGCGGCACGCCCGTGGTGGGGCTGCGCCGCGGCTGCCTGCCCGAGCTGGTCGAGCACGGCTGCACGGGGCTGCTGGCGGACGGCGAACGGGAGCTGCGGGACTACCTCAAGCGGGTGCAGGACATCGATCCGCAGGAGTGCCGCCGCAGTTGCGCCCGTCGTTTCTCCCCCACCGTGATGGCCGAGCGATATCTGGAGTTTTACCGGGAATTGCTCATCCATGCGAGACGCGGGTGA
- a CDS encoding DUF6766 family protein codes for MGFVRRNSLTLCFLLLMAGALVGQALAGLADYNERQTAEGASAASLGEYVTSAAYAVDVAENWQSEYLQFFLFIFLTVWLVQHGSPESKEPHKAGTESDEDQQVGRYAGEDSPEWARAGGLRGMLFSRSLGLVMGAFFLLSWGAQSVAGWAAYNSDRFAQYEDAVSWGGYLAAPDFWSRTFQNWQSEFLAVASMVALSIYLRQRGSPESKPVGAPHGATGVEG; via the coding sequence ATGGGATTCGTCCGCCGCAACTCGCTGACGCTGTGCTTCCTGCTGCTGATGGCCGGGGCGCTGGTCGGGCAGGCGCTGGCGGGGCTGGCCGACTACAACGAACGGCAGACCGCCGAGGGCGCGAGCGCGGCCTCGCTGGGCGAGTACGTCACCTCCGCGGCCTACGCCGTGGACGTGGCGGAGAACTGGCAGTCGGAGTACCTGCAGTTCTTCCTGTTCATCTTCCTGACGGTGTGGCTGGTGCAGCACGGGTCGCCGGAGTCCAAGGAGCCGCACAAGGCGGGCACCGAGTCCGACGAGGACCAGCAGGTCGGCCGGTACGCCGGCGAGGACTCCCCGGAGTGGGCGCGGGCCGGGGGGCTGCGCGGCATGCTGTTCTCGCGGTCGCTGGGCCTGGTGATGGGCGCGTTCTTCCTGCTGTCGTGGGGGGCGCAGTCGGTGGCGGGGTGGGCGGCCTACAACTCCGACCGGTTCGCCCAGTACGAGGACGCCGTCTCGTGGGGCGGCTACCTGGCGGCGCCGGACTTCTGGAGCCGTACGTTCCAGAACTGGCAGTCGGAGTTCCTGGCGGTGGCGTCGATGGTCGCGCTGTCGATCTACCTGCGGCAGCGCGGATCGCCCGAGTCCAAACCGGTCGGCGCCCCGCACGGCGCGACCGGCGTCGAGGGCTAG
- a CDS encoding MSMEG_6728 family protein — protein MQTFLPYPDFAATARVLDARRLGKQRVETVQVLRGLTVPGYGWRRHPAVRMWTGYEEALVRYGLEICREWCAAGRADTCAATLLTDLDQSTGMRHVRTQEELEKAGDLPPWLGDPAFHRSHRSSLLRKDPGHYGPLFSGVPDDLPYVWPVSDRAA, from the coding sequence ATGCAGACGTTCCTGCCCTATCCCGACTTCGCCGCCACCGCGCGGGTGCTGGACGCCCGGCGCCTGGGCAAGCAGCGGGTCGAGACCGTCCAAGTGCTGCGCGGGCTGACCGTTCCCGGGTACGGCTGGCGGCGTCACCCGGCCGTGCGGATGTGGACCGGCTACGAGGAGGCCCTGGTCCGCTACGGGCTGGAGATCTGCCGCGAGTGGTGCGCGGCCGGGCGTGCCGACACCTGCGCCGCCACCCTCCTCACCGACCTCGACCAGAGCACCGGCATGCGCCACGTCCGCACCCAGGAGGAGCTGGAGAAGGCCGGTGACCTGCCGCCCTGGCTGGGCGATCCCGCCTTCCACCGCAGCCACCGGTCGTCCCTGCTGCGCAAGGACCCCGGGCACTACGGGCCGCTGTTCTCCGGCGTCCCCGACGACCTGCCGTACGTGTGGCCCGTCTCGGACCGGGCCGCCTAG
- the speB gene encoding agmatinase, giving the protein MTLHPPALPAEPHDGPEPLGPVDSSRVPRFAGPPTFARLPRLDQVRRADVGIVGVPFDTGVSYRPGARFGPAAVREASRLLRPYNPAQDVSPFQVAQVVDAGDIACNPFDIGEAVRTVQETVAEVAARCDRVVTIGGDHTIALPLLREARQRFGEPIALIHFDAHLDTWDIYFGAAYTHGTPFRRAHEEGLLAEGACAHVGTRGPLYGRIDLDDDARMGFGIVTSDDFQVRTVDDIAGELVRRVGDRPVYVSVDIDVLDPAHAPGTGTPEAGGLTSRELLGVLRRLSATQVVGADVVEVAPAYDHAQLTSVAASHTVYELVTLLAAKAWRGGSP; this is encoded by the coding sequence ATGACCCTGCATCCCCCCGCGCTGCCCGCCGAGCCGCACGACGGGCCGGAGCCGCTCGGGCCGGTGGACTCCTCGCGGGTGCCCCGGTTCGCCGGGCCGCCCACGTTCGCCCGGCTGCCCCGGCTCGACCAGGTCCGCCGCGCCGACGTCGGCATCGTCGGCGTCCCGTTCGACACCGGCGTGTCCTACCGGCCGGGGGCGCGGTTCGGCCCGGCGGCGGTGCGGGAGGCGTCCCGGCTGCTGCGGCCCTACAACCCGGCGCAGGACGTGTCCCCGTTCCAGGTCGCGCAGGTCGTGGACGCCGGGGACATCGCCTGCAACCCGTTCGACATCGGCGAGGCCGTCCGCACCGTCCAGGAGACCGTCGCGGAGGTCGCCGCCCGCTGCGACCGGGTGGTGACGATCGGGGGAGACCACACGATCGCGCTGCCGCTGCTGCGGGAGGCGCGGCAGCGGTTCGGCGAGCCGATCGCGCTGATCCACTTCGACGCGCATCTGGACACCTGGGACATCTACTTCGGCGCCGCCTACACCCACGGCACCCCGTTCCGCCGGGCGCACGAGGAGGGGCTGCTGGCGGAGGGGGCGTGCGCGCACGTCGGCACCCGCGGTCCCCTGTACGGGCGGATCGACCTGGACGACGACGCGCGCATGGGGTTCGGCATCGTCACCAGCGACGACTTCCAGGTCCGCACGGTCGACGACATCGCCGGGGAACTGGTGCGGCGGGTCGGCGACCGGCCGGTGTACGTGTCGGTCGACATCGACGTCCTCGACCCGGCCCACGCGCCCGGCACCGGCACCCCGGAGGCGGGCGGCCTGACCTCCCGCGAGCTGCTGGGCGTGCTGCGGCGGCTGTCGGCCACCCAGGTGGTCGGGGCCGACGTGGTGGAGGTCGCGCCCGCCTACGACCACGCGCAGCTCACCTCCGTCGCCGCGAGCCACACGGTGTACGAGCTGGTGACACTGTTGGCGGCGAAGGCATGGCGGGGAGGGAGCCCGTGA
- a CDS encoding esterase-like activity of phytase family protein, whose amino-acid sequence MSAGSTPHARPGVCSPSAALLGFSDALDKTQVEGTAVAGLSALGLVRPGRALALVDNIGTTPARLVHLSVRPGHGGPAVSATGVTTLKRPDGTPYTGADFDGEGLVVERGGRSVLASSEVEPSIRRFRLDDGRQVAELPVPARLRVAPAGRAARNQTFEALAASRDGRTVYAGMEGPLAGDGDGMVRIVRYEGRPGGAYRPVAQYAYRTDPGLGLVELVVADGGLLALERGFTAGVGNTVRVHRVGIRGARDVSEVESLRDVPQAALPKEPLVDLADCPPSGATAKQPQPNPLLDNVEGMALGPGRVLYLVSDDNAGPAQTTRLYALVIR is encoded by the coding sequence GTGTCGGCGGGGAGCACACCCCACGCCCGCCCGGGGGTGTGCTCGCCGTCCGCGGCGCTGCTGGGGTTCTCCGACGCGCTGGACAAGACGCAGGTGGAGGGGACGGCCGTGGCGGGGCTGTCGGCGCTGGGTCTCGTGCGCCCCGGGCGGGCGCTGGCGCTGGTGGACAACATCGGCACCACGCCGGCGCGGCTGGTGCACCTGTCGGTGCGGCCGGGCCACGGCGGCCCGGCGGTGTCGGCCACGGGCGTGACGACGCTGAAGCGACCGGACGGGACGCCCTACACCGGCGCCGACTTCGACGGCGAGGGCCTGGTCGTCGAGCGCGGCGGGCGTTCGGTGCTGGCCAGTTCGGAGGTGGAGCCGTCGATCCGGCGGTTCCGGCTGGACGACGGCCGGCAGGTGGCGGAGCTGCCGGTGCCGGCGCGGCTGCGGGTGGCTCCGGCCGGGCGGGCGGCCCGGAACCAGACGTTCGAGGCGCTGGCGGCCTCCCGTGACGGCCGGACGGTGTACGCGGGGATGGAGGGGCCGCTGGCCGGGGACGGCGACGGCATGGTCCGCATCGTCCGCTACGAGGGCCGGCCGGGCGGCGCCTACCGGCCCGTCGCGCAGTACGCGTACCGCACCGATCCGGGGCTGGGCCTGGTGGAACTGGTGGTCGCGGACGGCGGCCTGCTGGCCCTGGAACGCGGCTTCACCGCGGGCGTCGGCAACACGGTGCGGGTCCACCGGGTCGGCATCCGCGGCGCCCGGGACGTGAGCGAGGTGGAGTCGCTGCGCGACGTGCCGCAGGCGGCGCTGCCCAAGGAACCGCTGGTCGATCTGGCCGACTGCCCGCCCTCGGGCGCCACCGCCAAGCAGCCGCAGCCCAACCCGCTGCTGGACAACGTCGAGGGCATGGCGCTGGGCCCCGGCCGCGTGCTCTACCTGGTGTCCGACGACAACGCCGGCCCCGCCCAGACCACCCGCCTGTACGCGCTCGTCATCCGGTAG
- a CDS encoding DUF6328 family protein has protein sequence MTTENPPLRTASPPETPAERADRNFVELLQGFRVAVTGVQVLFAFLLTVPFAPGFSRLAEDERRLFYVSLVGAAVASMFYIAPAAQHRVLFRKGMKETLVHRSNLYGVIGTLALAVSMTAATLLVLDYLFDGALPVVTAVLVAALALWLWFLEPLLRRTRNGG, from the coding sequence ATGACCACTGAGAATCCGCCGCTGCGGACGGCTTCGCCCCCGGAGACCCCGGCCGAGCGCGCCGACCGCAACTTCGTGGAGCTGCTGCAGGGCTTCCGGGTCGCCGTCACCGGGGTGCAGGTGCTGTTCGCGTTCCTGCTGACCGTCCCCTTCGCCCCAGGGTTCTCCAGGCTCGCCGAGGACGAGCGCAGGTTGTTCTACGTGTCGCTGGTGGGCGCGGCGGTCGCGTCCATGTTCTACATAGCCCCGGCCGCCCAGCACCGGGTGCTGTTCCGCAAGGGCATGAAGGAGACGCTGGTCCACCGTTCCAACCTGTACGGGGTGATCGGGACGCTGGCGCTGGCGGTGTCGATGACGGCGGCGACGCTGCTGGTGCTGGACTACCTGTTCGACGGGGCGCTGCCGGTCGTCACGGCGGTGCTCGTGGCGGCGCTGGCGCTGTGGCTGTGGTTCCTGGAGCCCCTGCTGCGCAGGACCCGCAACGGCGGCTGA
- a CDS encoding tetratricopeptide repeat protein: protein MDSDLAKAHELARAGDVAGLMRHLRFTAGRLPVRDTAPLVGRAAELMGFTDLVQAASAVAADPRSPQALYDYGYACVEHGAFALAAVALREALTLVPGEMVIVRELATALESDYRHAEAVALLAEHEALLTPWPDRYLLAYNALLAGDIDRAVREASTLPAPDDERWLPARDGLTRMVERAQAARSAGPMNARDLRGWHFAMTGGVLTTLSPFGFAAGMTGRYAYTTDSFGQCHHALLRLRAALRSAGRTPRTVSLLPDRGDRALGLAAARLLGLPAEPFHPARTDTVVVAYDLGNASDDLLSALYERVSGQILFEHATCWTNPSGVSADISTFLHQVAVAPWGERMRYTEDGEVEKLPPDDRAPEALAADILAADPTPDPGDGETPPDPDEALTAFVSKVAPLWPTQGPRRSVDSPGPVPSSRFA from the coding sequence ATGGACAGCGATCTCGCCAAGGCGCACGAGCTGGCACGGGCCGGTGACGTCGCCGGGCTCATGCGGCACCTGCGCTTCACCGCCGGGCGCCTGCCCGTCCGGGACACCGCTCCGCTGGTCGGCCGGGCGGCCGAGCTGATGGGCTTCACCGACCTGGTCCAGGCCGCGTCCGCCGTGGCCGCCGACCCCCGCAGCCCCCAGGCCCTGTACGACTACGGCTACGCCTGCGTCGAGCACGGCGCCTTCGCCCTGGCCGCGGTGGCGCTCCGGGAGGCGCTGACCCTGGTCCCCGGCGAGATGGTCATCGTCCGCGAACTGGCGACCGCCCTGGAGAGCGACTACCGCCACGCCGAGGCCGTCGCCCTCCTCGCCGAGCACGAGGCGCTGCTCACCCCCTGGCCGGACCGCTACCTCCTGGCCTACAACGCCCTCCTGGCAGGCGACATCGACCGCGCCGTCCGGGAGGCGTCCACCCTCCCCGCCCCCGACGACGAACGCTGGCTCCCCGCCCGGGACGGCCTCACCCGGATGGTCGAGCGCGCCCAGGCGGCCCGTTCGGCCGGTCCCATGAACGCCCGGGACCTGCGCGGCTGGCACTTCGCCATGACCGGCGGCGTGCTGACGACGCTGTCGCCCTTCGGCTTCGCCGCGGGCATGACCGGCCGCTACGCCTACACCACCGACTCGTTCGGCCAGTGCCACCACGCCCTGCTGCGCCTGCGCGCCGCCCTCCGGTCCGCGGGCCGCACCCCCCGGACGGTCTCACTCCTCCCCGACCGGGGCGACCGCGCCCTGGGCCTGGCCGCCGCCCGGCTGCTGGGCCTCCCGGCAGAGCCGTTCCACCCGGCCCGCACCGACACCGTCGTCGTCGCCTACGACCTCGGCAACGCCTCCGACGACCTGCTGTCGGCGCTCTACGAACGGGTCTCCGGCCAGATCCTCTTCGAGCACGCCACCTGCTGGACCAATCCGTCGGGCGTCAGCGCCGACATCAGCACGTTCCTCCACCAGGTCGCCGTGGCCCCCTGGGGCGAACGCATGCGCTACACCGAAGACGGCGAGGTCGAAAAGCTCCCCCCGGACGACCGGGCCCCCGAAGCCCTGGCCGCCGACATCCTCGCCGCCGACCCCACCCCCGACCCCGGCGACGGCGAGACCCCGCCCGACCCCGACGAGGCCCTCACGGCCTTCGTCTCCAAGGTCGCCCCCCTCTGGCCGACCCAGGGACCCCGTCGCAGCGTCGATTCCCCGGGTCCCGTCCCCAGCTCCCGCTTCGCCTAG
- a CDS encoding M4 family metallopeptidase: protein MKRRTAWGAVAMAGGLIVGTTAPALGADTGAPAVTAERPDPQQLAVTSADRAVADRPATFHRSPRDRFVRRGVHSGAGGLQHVAYERTYEGLPVRGGDFVVTTTGDGTVVGSSVNQSRPLSVSVTPAISADAAARTARALLPKVDRTETPQLTVLAEGAGRLAYEVVVTGAKGERPSRLHVFVDARTGKVIESWDEVRDADDQSYYHGGQRTPVEVTTTLSSGRYSMRDPNRPGVSCANQSGTVYTNTDDSWGNGGGTDMHTACVDVMYAAAKEWDMLRSWLGRNGLNGNGGGWPMRVGLNQANAYWTGSYANFGRNSARTRQATPTDVVAHELGHGIFQYTPGGSGGSNEKGGLNESTGDIFGALTEWYINEPRVTEQISGTTAVVNHDPPDYLVGEEVDLVGQGPIRNMYRPSTLGDPDCYSSSVPRMEVHQAAGVQNHWFYLLAEGSNPNDPANGRPNSPTCNGSTVTGVGIQKAGLIFMETLNLKTSTWTHSLARRASLQAVLNLVRVGRATCTDFTRTRDAWNAVSVPAASGEPTTCTAVSPSTDGTTRP, encoded by the coding sequence GTGAAACGCAGAACCGCGTGGGGAGCCGTGGCGATGGCCGGCGGCCTCATCGTGGGGACGACCGCCCCCGCCCTCGGGGCGGACACCGGCGCACCGGCGGTCACCGCCGAACGCCCCGACCCGCAGCAGCTCGCCGTGACCTCCGCCGACCGCGCCGTGGCCGACAGGCCGGCGACCTTCCACCGGTCGCCCAGGGACCGCTTCGTCCGGCGCGGCGTCCACTCCGGCGCCGGCGGCCTGCAGCACGTCGCCTACGAGCGGACGTACGAGGGCCTGCCGGTCCGCGGCGGCGACTTCGTCGTGACCACCACCGGGGACGGCACGGTCGTCGGCTCCTCGGTCAACCAGTCCCGGCCGCTGTCGGTCTCCGTCACGCCGGCGATCTCGGCCGACGCCGCCGCCCGGACCGCGCGGGCGCTGCTCCCCAAGGTCGACCGGACCGAGACGCCGCAGCTCACCGTGCTGGCCGAGGGCGCGGGGCGGCTGGCCTACGAGGTCGTCGTCACCGGCGCCAAGGGCGAGCGCCCCAGCAGGCTGCACGTCTTCGTGGACGCCCGGACCGGCAAGGTGATCGAGTCCTGGGACGAGGTGCGCGACGCCGACGACCAGAGCTACTACCACGGCGGGCAGCGCACCCCGGTCGAGGTGACCACCACCCTGTCCAGCGGCCGGTACAGCATGCGCGACCCGAACCGTCCCGGCGTGTCCTGCGCCAACCAGAGCGGCACGGTCTACACCAACACCGACGACTCCTGGGGCAACGGCGGCGGCACGGACATGCACACCGCCTGCGTGGACGTCATGTACGCGGCGGCCAAGGAATGGGACATGCTCAGGTCGTGGCTGGGCCGCAACGGCCTGAACGGCAACGGCGGCGGCTGGCCGATGCGCGTGGGCCTCAACCAGGCCAACGCCTACTGGACCGGCAGCTACGCCAACTTCGGCCGCAACAGCGCGCGCACCCGGCAGGCGACCCCGACCGACGTCGTCGCCCACGAACTGGGCCACGGCATCTTCCAGTACACCCCCGGCGGCTCGGGCGGCAGCAACGAGAAGGGCGGCCTGAACGAGTCCACCGGCGACATCTTCGGCGCGCTGACCGAGTGGTACATCAACGAGCCGCGGGTGACGGAGCAGATCAGCGGCACCACCGCCGTGGTCAACCACGACCCGCCGGACTACCTGGTCGGCGAGGAGGTCGACCTGGTCGGCCAGGGCCCGATCCGCAACATGTACCGGCCGTCGACGCTGGGCGACCCGGACTGCTACAGCTCCTCGGTCCCCCGCATGGAGGTGCACCAGGCGGCCGGCGTGCAGAACCACTGGTTCTACCTGCTGGCCGAGGGGTCCAACCCCAACGATCCCGCCAACGGGCGGCCCAACAGCCCGACCTGCAACGGGTCCACGGTGACCGGTGTCGGCATCCAGAAGGCCGGGCTGATCTTCATGGAGACGCTCAACCTCAAGACCAGCACCTGGACGCACTCGCTGGCCCGCCGCGCCTCCCTGCAGGCCGTGCTGAACCTGGTCCGGGTCGGCAGGGCCACCTGCACCGACTTCACCCGCACCCGCGACGCCTGGAACGCGGTGAGCGTGCCGGCCGCCAGCGGCGAGCCCACCACCTGCACCGCCGTCTCGCCGAGCACCGACGGCACCACTCGCCCCTGA